In Alicyclobacillus macrosporangiidus CPP55, a single window of DNA contains:
- a CDS encoding dTDP-glucose 4,6-dehydratase, whose translation MRALVTGGAGFIGRWLVKQLLDDGHQVWILDNLANGRRENVREFEGHPGLRELVIGDIQDGSLLDELFENRFDVCYHLAATINVQDSIDDPRTTFLNDVVGTFEVLERCRDARTKMVFMSTCMVYDRATGPEGISETHAVKPASPYAGSKIAAENLVLSYFNAYGLPVVVVRPFNTYGPFQKSGGEGGVVAIFIKNKLTGQPLRIYGDGTQTRDLLYVEDCARFVAMAGYSDVVNGEIINAGLGRDISINDLAMLVAQDATRIQHVKHIHPQSEIMKLLCNADKAKRLLGWEPRVTLEEGLARTEAWIRETPWA comes from the coding sequence ATGAGAGCGTTGGTCACGGGCGGCGCGGGTTTCATTGGCCGCTGGCTTGTCAAACAACTGTTGGACGACGGGCACCAGGTCTGGATACTGGACAATCTGGCCAACGGGCGGCGTGAGAATGTACGTGAATTCGAGGGACACCCCGGACTGCGGGAGCTTGTGATAGGAGACATTCAGGACGGGTCATTGTTGGATGAACTCTTTGAAAACCGTTTTGATGTGTGCTATCACTTGGCGGCCACCATCAACGTACAGGACAGTATCGATGATCCCCGAACGACCTTCCTGAACGACGTGGTGGGTACGTTTGAAGTCCTTGAGCGCTGCCGGGATGCGCGAACCAAAATGGTCTTCATGAGCACGTGCATGGTGTATGACCGCGCGACAGGCCCGGAGGGAATCTCTGAGACGCACGCCGTGAAGCCAGCATCTCCTTATGCGGGTTCTAAAATCGCGGCGGAAAATCTCGTACTGTCGTATTTTAATGCATACGGACTGCCGGTGGTGGTGGTCCGCCCGTTCAACACCTATGGACCATTTCAGAAGTCCGGTGGAGAGGGCGGTGTCGTCGCCATATTTATCAAGAACAAGTTAACGGGACAGCCACTCCGCATTTACGGGGATGGCACACAAACACGCGATTTACTGTATGTAGAAGACTGTGCGCGGTTTGTGGCGATGGCCGGATATTCGGACGTGGTGAATGGTGAGATCATCAATGCCGGACTCGGCCGGGATATCTCCATCAATGACCTCGCGATGCTGGTGGCTCAAGATGCGACGCGGATCCAGCATGTCAAGCACATACATCCTCAGAGCGAGATCATGAAGCTCCTATGTAATGCGGACAAGGCCAAACGCCTGCTGGGCTGGGAACCGCGGGTGACACTTGAGGAAGGCCTCGCGCGAACAGAGGCGTGGATTCGAGAGACGCCGTGGGCGTAA
- a CDS encoding cytidylyltransferase domain-containing protein, protein MNIVIITQARMSSTRLPGKVLKEVLGQPLLVYHIERLKRVPSATQVVVATTTNPADDAIVRVCEASGCAYVRGSEEDVLSRYHLAARAYSADIVVRVTSDCPLIDPAVVDRIIRYYVEHRERMDYVANTVERTYPRGMDTEVFSFQALEEAHREAKLGYEREHVTPFFYTHPERYRMGNVAYHTDVSHHRWTVDTPEDFELIRRIIEALYPEKQDFTLEDVLALLDQHPEWTALNAHVLQKRLGE, encoded by the coding sequence TTGAACATCGTGATCATTACTCAAGCGCGCATGTCTTCTACCAGGCTACCGGGGAAGGTGCTCAAAGAAGTCCTCGGCCAACCGCTGCTGGTTTATCATATAGAGCGATTGAAACGGGTTCCTTCGGCTACTCAGGTGGTGGTAGCCACCACAACAAATCCGGCGGACGACGCCATTGTCCGCGTGTGTGAGGCTTCCGGATGCGCATATGTGAGGGGATCCGAAGAAGATGTTCTGAGCCGGTACCATCTCGCTGCACGAGCCTACAGTGCGGACATCGTGGTGCGCGTCACGTCTGATTGCCCTCTGATAGACCCCGCCGTGGTGGACCGTATAATTCGGTATTATGTCGAGCATCGAGAACGAATGGATTACGTAGCCAACACAGTGGAGCGGACCTATCCGCGGGGGATGGACACCGAGGTGTTTTCATTCCAAGCGCTGGAGGAGGCGCATCGGGAGGCTAAGCTTGGCTACGAGCGGGAGCACGTGACGCCGTTCTTCTACACTCATCCAGAGCGGTACAGAATGGGAAATGTCGCCTACCACACCGATGTCAGCCATCACCGTTGGACCGTCGATACACCGGAGGATTTTGAATTGATTCGCCGGATTATCGAAGCACTCTATCCGGAAAAGCAGGATTTCACTTTGGAAGACGTATTGGCACTATTAGACCAGCATCCGGAATGGACAGCGCTTAATGCTCACGTCTTACAAAAACGTCTCGGGGAATGA
- a CDS encoding motility associated factor glycosyltransferase family protein: protein MSDVWAANYTILKQRWPVVADVLASVAPSPQRRAVVNSRGVCVVQHEQTGRWLNLTSAYDPVGEAVRQVARADIASARHVFVAGEAGLYHLEAALQAASSDSRVYLISACPEYLRAALEARDMADALLDPRLVLIVDDDVKRIRSQLHVHLGGDTFQVPTFAWVFHPVEAAIQRSFFDELTFALYRSVQTVFTNQNTTAFFERAWTRNFLCNLPAVLSGVSVYDLANTWRGKPAIVIGAGPSLNKNIHLLGEFRDRALLLSTDTAYRALQRNGICPDVIVTLDGGDLNALNMEGCTYEDIPLLMEVCTHRDIVRHSRAGKVLVAGGTTYQGWLDEITGERRPLPVFDTGGSCATAAFAFARLLGADPVILVGEDLSYPGGACYAEGTANASRTVEQLKGRKLYEVEDIFGQTVYTTYDYLYYLRWFEDAAKVHDRTYIDATEGGARKRGYEVRTLSDCLPLCPRRPEEAAEWRGRLQPRTLDGDRIQHTRARLRRSRLELRCVARLLAILARYGQDYLDALEAKDPVCVDKATRAIARGQARLSSHRLAMRLLDAYSYRTLFTDVQMAEEIQRKRQENDEDNSGARLVAAQTVRLFLDLRLRALDAAEMHLDAYSYFDTYPFVTEEGDPGHVSERVQAGQRADGHTGETVDHAVRRANSIRPAGD, encoded by the coding sequence ATGAGTGACGTGTGGGCGGCGAACTACACGATTCTGAAACAGCGTTGGCCCGTGGTGGCGGACGTTCTGGCGTCGGTTGCCCCCAGTCCACAACGTCGCGCTGTGGTCAATTCACGCGGTGTGTGTGTTGTCCAGCACGAACAGACTGGGCGTTGGTTGAACTTGACGAGCGCGTACGACCCTGTGGGAGAAGCGGTGCGTCAGGTTGCGCGCGCCGATATCGCTTCCGCGCGGCACGTCTTCGTCGCCGGAGAGGCGGGCCTGTATCATCTGGAAGCGGCATTGCAGGCGGCTTCTTCGGATAGCCGTGTCTATCTCATTTCAGCCTGTCCCGAGTATCTCCGCGCGGCTCTTGAAGCACGCGATATGGCGGACGCTTTACTGGACCCCCGGTTGGTGCTGATTGTAGACGATGACGTCAAACGCATTCGCTCACAGCTCCATGTGCATCTGGGCGGGGACACCTTTCAGGTGCCGACTTTCGCATGGGTTTTCCATCCTGTGGAGGCGGCGATTCAGCGGTCTTTCTTTGACGAATTGACGTTTGCTCTTTACCGCTCTGTACAGACTGTATTCACAAACCAAAACACTACCGCCTTCTTTGAACGGGCGTGGACGCGCAACTTCTTGTGCAACCTTCCCGCTGTTCTGAGCGGTGTGTCGGTGTACGATCTGGCGAACACATGGCGCGGTAAACCGGCCATCGTGATTGGTGCCGGTCCGTCTCTGAACAAGAACATTCACCTGTTGGGAGAGTTCCGTGATCGCGCTCTGCTCCTCAGTACAGACACTGCCTACCGCGCCCTGCAGCGTAACGGCATCTGTCCGGATGTGATTGTGACGCTCGACGGTGGGGATCTCAATGCACTCAATATGGAAGGTTGCACGTATGAAGATATCCCGCTGCTGATGGAGGTGTGCACCCACCGCGACATCGTGCGCCACAGCAGGGCGGGGAAGGTGCTTGTGGCAGGAGGAACCACGTACCAGGGGTGGCTGGACGAGATCACTGGCGAGCGACGCCCTCTTCCGGTGTTTGACACCGGGGGTTCCTGCGCCACGGCCGCATTTGCCTTCGCACGGCTGTTGGGTGCTGATCCCGTCATCCTTGTGGGGGAGGACCTGTCCTATCCCGGTGGCGCCTGTTATGCGGAAGGGACCGCGAATGCCTCTCGTACCGTGGAACAACTGAAGGGACGGAAATTGTACGAGGTGGAAGACATCTTCGGCCAGACGGTGTACACGACCTACGACTACCTGTACTACCTCAGGTGGTTTGAAGACGCAGCCAAAGTACACGACCGCACTTACATCGACGCCACGGAGGGCGGTGCGCGAAAGCGCGGATACGAAGTGCGAACCCTGTCTGATTGCCTGCCACTGTGTCCGCGTCGCCCCGAAGAGGCCGCGGAGTGGCGCGGGCGTCTGCAACCTCGTACACTTGACGGTGATCGGATTCAACATACGCGCGCTCGACTGCGCCGTTCCCGACTGGAACTTAGGTGTGTGGCGCGTCTGCTGGCTATCTTGGCCCGGTATGGCCAGGACTACCTCGATGCGTTGGAGGCCAAGGACCCCGTATGTGTGGATAAGGCCACGCGTGCCATCGCGCGGGGACAGGCCAGGTTGTCCTCACATCGTTTGGCCATGAGGCTCTTGGACGCCTATTCGTACCGGACGTTGTTTACCGATGTCCAGATGGCTGAAGAGATTCAACGAAAACGCCAGGAGAACGATGAGGACAATTCCGGAGCAAGGCTTGTCGCGGCTCAGACCGTTCGCCTGTTCCTGGATCTGCGCCTTCGCGCGCTCGATGCCGCAGAGATGCATCTGGACGCGTATTCCTATTTTGACACTTATCCATTTGTGACGGAGGAGGGAGATCCGGGACATGTATCCGAACGTGTACAGGCAGGCCAGCGTGCAGACGGCCACACCGGGGAAACTGTTGATCATGCTGTACGACGGGCTAATTCGATTCGCCCAGCAGGCGATTGA
- the pseC gene encoding UDP-4-amino-4,6-dideoxy-N-acetyl-beta-L-altrosamine transaminase, with amino-acid sequence MTEALEVNEKLALHGGTPIRSTRLPYGRQAIDEADIRAVVDVLRSDFLTTGPAVDAFERRIADYVGAKYAVAFANGTAALHGAVFAAGIGPGDEVITTPMTFAASANCVLYMGGTPVFADIQPDTYNIDPDAVKACITPRTKAILPVHYTGQPADMDEILSIAKRHGLMVIEDAAHALGATYKGRRIGTLGDMTVFSLHPVKPVTTGEGGVVTTNDDRLYQRLRLFRTHGITRDPSFLEDDQGPWYYEMQYLGFNYRLTDIQAALGTSQMDKLDVFIRRRAEIAKKYTEAFASMPELETPYQREDRTSGWHLYVIRLNLSALRVGRRQVYEALLAENIGVNVHYIPVYHHPYYRRMGYSRGLCPRAEELYERILTLPLFPGMTDDDVCDVIRAVKKVLGYYRV; translated from the coding sequence ATGACGGAGGCGCTGGAAGTCAACGAAAAATTGGCACTGCATGGCGGGACACCCATCCGTTCTACCCGCCTGCCGTATGGACGCCAAGCCATCGACGAGGCGGACATTCGGGCGGTTGTGGACGTGTTGCGCAGCGACTTCTTGACCACCGGGCCGGCGGTCGACGCGTTCGAGCGGCGGATAGCGGATTACGTCGGAGCCAAGTACGCCGTGGCTTTCGCGAACGGCACTGCTGCCTTGCACGGGGCGGTGTTTGCCGCGGGCATCGGCCCGGGCGACGAAGTGATCACCACGCCGATGACGTTTGCGGCGAGTGCCAACTGTGTGCTGTACATGGGCGGTACACCGGTGTTTGCGGACATTCAGCCTGATACCTACAACATCGATCCCGATGCAGTTAAGGCGTGCATTACGCCGCGCACCAAGGCGATTCTTCCCGTTCACTACACGGGGCAGCCGGCCGACATGGACGAGATCCTCAGCATCGCCAAACGGCACGGCCTGATGGTGATTGAGGACGCGGCACATGCGCTTGGTGCGACGTACAAGGGACGCCGCATCGGGACCTTGGGAGATATGACGGTCTTTAGTCTCCATCCCGTCAAACCGGTTACCACGGGCGAGGGCGGCGTGGTCACAACGAACGACGACCGTCTGTACCAGCGGCTGCGACTGTTTCGCACACATGGTATCACGCGGGATCCATCGTTCCTCGAGGACGATCAGGGTCCGTGGTACTACGAGATGCAGTACCTGGGGTTTAATTACCGGCTTACGGACATTCAAGCCGCGCTGGGTACCAGTCAAATGGACAAGCTCGACGTGTTCATCAGACGTCGGGCGGAGATTGCGAAGAAGTATACGGAAGCGTTCGCTTCCATGCCCGAGCTCGAAACACCGTATCAACGTGAGGACCGGACGTCCGGGTGGCACCTGTACGTGATTCGGTTGAACCTGTCCGCCCTGCGTGTGGGGCGACGGCAGGTGTATGAAGCGTTGCTTGCAGAAAACATAGGCGTCAATGTCCATTACATCCCGGTCTATCATCATCCGTACTACAGGCGGATGGGATATTCGAGGGGGCTGTGCCCGCGTGCTGAGGAGCTGTACGAACGTATCCTCACGCTCCCGCTGTTTCCCGGAATGACGGACGATGATGTATGCGACGTCATCCGTGCTGTCAAAAAGGTGTTGGGTTATTACCGGGTGTGA
- a CDS encoding motility associated factor glycosyltransferase family protein, whose amino-acid sequence MRSWRVDSSECSLPVLGLGLGYHIEACLLQHPHIQEIAVIEPYREVVDLAREVRPQVLSDPRVTVIVPKDESECRHVLGACDMSRLRVHPPSVEVFPYASMRWLIQEAQMLRASVERNVGMLDMNFAANRDAVRPENVFTGMRDRYAGSMGIVVAAGPSLNEAIPWLPQCARAGAVILSVGQVLRKLLQNGVVPQYVLVTDGQEFVAEQLKDLPVGPLPTLICTPTVHPNLRDTYGGDILWAMQRGYAPSEELAERHGWDTFEVGGSVATLALSVAHHLGCDPIVFVGQDLAYVDGKSHAEDTHHQHIFIHGDSFRRIWTESVTGEEIETTLSWNSFRHWIERFIRDHPDRTYLNASRGAHIAGTQHVCPWAMESLV is encoded by the coding sequence GTGCGAAGCTGGCGCGTAGATTCCTCGGAGTGTTCCCTGCCGGTGCTCGGACTCGGATTAGGATACCACATCGAAGCCTGTCTGCTCCAGCATCCGCACATCCAAGAGATCGCGGTGATTGAACCGTATCGCGAAGTGGTGGATCTGGCCCGTGAGGTTCGTCCACAGGTCTTGAGTGATCCGCGGGTGACGGTGATCGTCCCAAAGGACGAATCGGAGTGTCGCCACGTGTTGGGAGCCTGTGACATGTCTCGGCTGCGGGTTCACCCTCCATCGGTCGAGGTGTTTCCCTACGCATCCATGCGGTGGCTCATCCAGGAGGCGCAGATGCTGCGTGCATCCGTGGAGCGGAATGTCGGAATGTTGGATATGAACTTCGCAGCGAATCGCGATGCCGTTCGTCCAGAAAACGTGTTCACAGGAATGCGAGACCGTTACGCTGGGAGTATGGGGATTGTCGTGGCTGCGGGGCCTTCCCTGAACGAGGCCATTCCCTGGCTGCCCCAATGCGCACGTGCCGGTGCGGTGATCCTTTCCGTGGGTCAAGTGCTGCGTAAACTGCTCCAGAACGGCGTTGTGCCCCAGTACGTGCTGGTTACGGATGGCCAGGAGTTTGTTGCAGAGCAATTGAAGGATCTCCCGGTTGGACCGCTGCCGACGCTCATCTGCACACCCACGGTACACCCGAACCTGCGGGATACGTACGGCGGCGATATCCTGTGGGCGATGCAGCGAGGGTATGCGCCGAGCGAGGAACTCGCGGAGCGCCACGGGTGGGATACATTTGAGGTGGGAGGATCCGTGGCGACCCTTGCGCTGAGCGTGGCACATCATCTCGGCTGCGATCCGATTGTGTTTGTGGGGCAGGACTTGGCATATGTGGACGGAAAATCCCATGCGGAAGACACTCATCATCAGCACATATTCATTCACGGTGATTCATTTCGGCGGATATGGACGGAGTCAGTCACCGGAGAGGAGATTGAGACGACACTGTCGTGGAATTCGTTCCGCCACTGGATTGAGCGGTTCATTCGGGATCACCCCGACCGAACCTACCTGAATGCGTCGAGGGGAGCACATATCGCCGGTACGCAGCACGTGTGTCCGTGGGCGATGGAATCGCTTGTGTAG
- the fliD gene encoding flagellar filament capping protein FliD yields the protein MSINLGGMQSLSLMSGQIDYSQIILQLDQINRAPGDALNQTIQTLQKKSDDWSHVSSLAQQVQNDLVTLASVKTFQAYTTSVSGVDSEYLTATASSNAVPGTYTISWTPGQVAKLTSGNGFQIGNSASGTDAVTAQKFSQPVTMGTLTATVGGTTYTHTVTASDTIQSIMNALLGTTSGSDPNSGSNAITGVSWSLSGNKITVTAPSGLNVVFGSAGDSSNFLQVVGLAGQSTTQSNPVVSGIVGHVQLNTYLGSSNFGQALTPTTAGQLSINGVTISYNTSTDTLQSVISRINSSKAGVTAAYNPLTDTVTLTSNTSQPITVQDLTGNLGQALGLTSNASVAPNAQAGQPWTYTVNGAQQTSPSPTVQNAIPGVSFTLQDPSEGGSSSSPPYSATITVSQDTTALTKAVNAFVTDFNTLYNTLQQLTGKGGDLEADPAMSSLALQYMNAVLDPVPGASQYAQQSVFGIGITNGSIGSTPGSTNSLQVDSTALTTAFQNDPNEVQALIQGMAARLNGLLTNLTGQVNTLNPKGSLSSTYTGIAQSEKNMYSAEIQSVQRQQQQIYDMATSQEQMMVQEFTQLQQYQAQMAAQQRALQALFSSLG from the coding sequence ATGTCCATCAACCTTGGGGGGATGCAGTCCCTGTCGCTGATGTCCGGGCAGATCGATTACTCCCAGATCATTCTTCAGTTGGACCAGATCAACCGTGCACCGGGGGACGCTCTTAACCAAACCATTCAAACGTTGCAGAAGAAGTCGGACGACTGGTCGCACGTATCCAGTCTTGCACAACAGGTGCAGAACGACCTCGTCACGCTGGCGTCTGTAAAGACATTTCAGGCCTACACCACCTCCGTTTCCGGTGTGGATTCAGAGTATCTGACAGCCACTGCAAGCAGCAACGCGGTTCCCGGAACGTACACCATCAGTTGGACCCCGGGACAGGTGGCGAAGTTAACCTCCGGGAACGGTTTTCAAATCGGAAATTCCGCCTCCGGGACCGATGCGGTCACCGCTCAAAAGTTTAGCCAACCGGTGACGATGGGCACCTTGACCGCCACGGTCGGAGGGACGACATATACGCATACCGTCACAGCTTCGGACACGATTCAATCCATCATGAACGCGCTGTTGGGCACCACCAGCGGATCGGATCCGAACAGCGGATCCAACGCCATCACCGGAGTCAGCTGGTCCTTATCCGGAAACAAGATCACGGTAACCGCTCCCTCTGGGTTGAATGTGGTGTTCGGCAGTGCAGGGGATTCCAGTAACTTCTTGCAGGTGGTGGGCCTGGCGGGCCAATCGACCACCCAATCGAACCCCGTTGTCAGCGGGATTGTCGGGCATGTGCAGTTGAACACGTATCTCGGGAGTTCCAATTTTGGGCAGGCGCTGACGCCGACAACGGCCGGTCAGTTGTCCATCAACGGCGTTACCATCTCTTACAACACCAGCACCGACACGCTGCAATCGGTCATTTCACGCATTAATTCGTCCAAGGCGGGCGTAACCGCAGCGTACAATCCGTTGACCGACACCGTGACGTTGACCTCGAACACGTCGCAACCGATTACAGTGCAGGACCTCACCGGCAACCTCGGACAAGCGCTTGGTTTAACCAGCAATGCTTCGGTGGCACCGAACGCTCAGGCGGGACAGCCCTGGACCTACACAGTGAATGGGGCTCAACAGACAAGTCCATCGCCCACCGTGCAGAATGCTATTCCGGGCGTGAGTTTCACGCTGCAGGATCCATCGGAAGGAGGGTCTTCGAGTTCGCCTCCCTATTCCGCCACGATTACCGTGAGTCAGGACACGACTGCGTTGACCAAAGCTGTCAACGCGTTCGTCACCGACTTCAATACCCTGTACAACACCCTGCAACAGCTGACGGGTAAAGGGGGCGACCTGGAGGCGGATCCGGCCATGTCGTCGCTGGCGTTACAGTACATGAACGCGGTTTTGGATCCTGTTCCGGGAGCCTCGCAATACGCACAACAATCCGTGTTCGGCATTGGCATCACCAACGGATCGATTGGATCCACACCCGGTTCGACCAACAGTTTGCAGGTAGATTCGACGGCCCTGACCACCGCATTCCAGAACGATCCCAATGAGGTGCAGGCCCTCATTCAGGGGATGGCCGCGCGGCTGAATGGGTTATTGACAAACCTCACGGGCCAGGTGAACACCCTGAACCCCAAGGGTTCGCTGAGCAGTACATATACAGGAATTGCCCAGTCAGAAAAGAATATGTACTCTGCGGAAATCCAGAGTGTGCAACGACAGCAGCAGCAGATCTACGATATGGCCACATCGCAGGAGCAGATGATGGTGCAAGAATTTACGCAACTGCAACAGTACCAGGCGCAGATGGCAGCCCAGCAGAGGGCGTTGCAGGCGTTGTTTTCCAGCCTCGGATGA
- the pseG gene encoding UDP-2,4-diacetamido-2,4,6-trideoxy-beta-L-altropyranose hydrolase — MLTSYKNVSGNEDSMRVHIRADASHEIGTGHVMRCITLADVLRQHGTEVSFSCRTLSGHMCDELVKHGYPVHRVPRAAGQYANDWDELRCTWRQDALSVLEYLGHRWPDWVVVDHYALDAKWEREFRQRGIRVLAVDDLADRDHDCDLLLDQNAHPDCVERYHGRLPAECNTLLGPRYALLRDEFVQARQRASVRDGQVRRVLVSFGGADTTNETCKALRGMTRWGNVNSCAIDVVVGPINPNIGEIQDLAKRLPLATVHVNTSRMAELMASADLALGAGGTTTWERCCLGLPTWVTIVAENQRQATAVLERMGVVCCLGESGHTTDKDYADIWERLQATQLRAMSARGMELVDGLGTRRVVDSMFAFHRT; from the coding sequence ATGCTCACGTCTTACAAAAACGTCTCGGGGAATGAAGATTCCATGCGTGTACACATCCGTGCGGACGCTTCGCATGAAATCGGGACCGGGCACGTGATGCGCTGCATCACGTTGGCGGACGTGCTGCGACAGCATGGTACAGAGGTGTCGTTTAGTTGCCGTACCTTGTCTGGCCATATGTGCGATGAGCTCGTGAAACATGGGTACCCCGTGCATCGTGTGCCTAGGGCTGCGGGTCAATATGCGAACGATTGGGATGAACTAAGGTGTACTTGGCGTCAGGATGCGCTCAGTGTATTAGAATATCTGGGACACCGATGGCCAGACTGGGTGGTAGTTGACCATTATGCTCTCGACGCCAAGTGGGAGCGAGAGTTTCGTCAACGGGGCATACGTGTACTCGCCGTGGACGATTTGGCGGACAGGGATCACGATTGCGACCTCCTGCTGGACCAAAATGCACACCCGGATTGTGTGGAAAGGTACCACGGGCGGCTCCCAGCAGAGTGCAACACCCTCCTCGGTCCCAGATATGCGTTGTTAAGGGACGAATTCGTTCAAGCTAGGCAGCGTGCATCGGTACGGGATGGACAGGTTCGTCGTGTTCTGGTGTCATTCGGCGGGGCCGATACAACCAATGAAACGTGCAAAGCACTCAGAGGGATGACGCGGTGGGGGAACGTGAACTCGTGTGCTATCGATGTGGTGGTTGGGCCTATCAATCCAAACATAGGTGAAATTCAGGATTTGGCAAAGAGACTACCTTTGGCCACAGTGCACGTGAACACCTCCCGAATGGCTGAGCTGATGGCGTCTGCCGATCTGGCGCTTGGCGCGGGAGGGACAACCACGTGGGAACGGTGTTGTTTAGGACTTCCTACATGGGTTACCATCGTGGCGGAAAACCAGCGCCAGGCAACGGCGGTGTTGGAGCGAATGGGAGTAGTTTGTTGCCTGGGGGAGTCAGGGCACACCACAGACAAGGATTATGCAGACATTTGGGAACGTCTTCAGGCTACTCAATTAAGGGCTATGTCTGCTCGCGGGATGGAGCTAGTGGATGGCCTTGGGACTCGGCGCGTAGTGGATAGCATGTTTGCGTTCCACCGTACATAG
- a CDS encoding polysaccharide biosynthesis protein, whose amino-acid sequence MVAEFFRGKRILLIGGTGTVGRGLLRALLRFEPRVIRVFSRDEFKQFELQTEYANHSNIRYLLGDVRDTSRLIRAMEDIDVVFHMAALKHVPACEYNPFEAVQTNIIGTQNVITAAMAAGVGKVIVTSTDKAISPTNTYGATKLVVERLVAAAEHAKGSASTVFSAVRFGNVMGSRGSVIPLIKRQLLERRPVTVTDPGMTRFMMTLTQAVELTLRAAVWSHGGELFILKMPVLRLGDLVEVVRDEVSRKYGVPRGEVETIGLRPGEKRYEELMTEDESRQAVELDHMFVIPPPHAHWHYADAAPAAVGTYRSNDIPPIDREQIRHWVLSEGLI is encoded by the coding sequence ATGGTGGCGGAGTTCTTTCGGGGCAAGCGAATTCTGCTGATTGGCGGAACCGGTACGGTGGGGCGAGGTTTGCTGCGGGCCCTGTTGCGCTTCGAACCACGCGTGATCCGGGTCTTCAGCCGTGATGAATTCAAACAGTTTGAGCTGCAGACTGAATACGCCAATCACTCCAACATCCGCTACCTTCTCGGGGACGTTCGCGACACGTCGCGTCTGATTCGCGCCATGGAAGACATTGACGTCGTGTTTCACATGGCTGCGCTGAAGCATGTACCCGCATGCGAGTACAACCCTTTCGAAGCGGTACAGACGAACATCATCGGCACGCAAAACGTGATCACTGCAGCCATGGCGGCGGGCGTGGGCAAGGTGATTGTCACCAGTACTGACAAGGCCATCAGTCCCACCAACACCTACGGCGCGACAAAACTCGTGGTTGAGCGGCTGGTAGCGGCTGCGGAGCACGCTAAGGGATCCGCCAGCACGGTGTTCAGTGCAGTGCGCTTCGGCAACGTCATGGGCTCACGCGGATCGGTCATCCCGCTGATCAAACGACAACTTCTGGAACGACGGCCGGTGACGGTAACAGATCCAGGGATGACTCGCTTCATGATGACGCTCACCCAGGCTGTGGAACTCACTCTGCGTGCCGCGGTGTGGTCGCATGGAGGAGAGTTGTTCATCCTCAAGATGCCTGTACTGCGGTTGGGGGATCTGGTGGAGGTCGTGCGAGACGAAGTGAGCCGGAAATACGGCGTGCCGCGTGGGGAGGTCGAAACCATCGGCCTGCGCCCGGGAGAGAAGCGGTATGAGGAGCTGATGACGGAAGATGAATCCAGGCAGGCCGTGGAATTGGACCACATGTTTGTCATTCCACCCCCGCACGCGCATTGGCATTACGCCGATGCCGCGCCGGCGGCGGTGGGCACCTACAGATCCAATGACATCCCTCCCATTGATCGGGAGCAGATTCGCCATTGGGTGTTGTCGGAAGGACTCATTTAG
- the fliS gene encoding flagellar export chaperone FliS — protein MLYDGLIRFAQQAIEALEAKRLEEAHRRLIRCQEIVSELRVTLDRDRAPELCDNLNDLYVFFHGRFIEANRNKSPEPVQEVLPLIQELREAFAQAERMAVMERADEVSGTVR, from the coding sequence ATGCTGTACGACGGGCTAATTCGATTCGCCCAGCAGGCGATTGAGGCACTGGAAGCTAAGCGATTGGAAGAGGCGCACCGGCGGCTCATCCGTTGCCAGGAGATTGTCTCGGAACTGCGCGTGACGCTGGATCGAGATCGTGCGCCTGAATTATGCGATAACCTGAACGATCTCTACGTATTCTTTCACGGCCGATTCATCGAAGCGAATCGCAACAAATCGCCGGAGCCGGTTCAAGAGGTGCTTCCACTGATTCAGGAGTTGCGCGAGGCGTTTGCGCAGGCGGAACGTATGGCAGTGATGGAAAGGGCGGATGAAGTCAGTGGAACTGTACGTTGA